The following coding sequences are from one Gemmatimonadota bacterium window:
- the tpiA gene encoding triose-phosphate isomerase, with product MRTPFVAGNWKLNKTPDEAEMLARCVVDAVSDVTGVDVAICPPFTALERVSSVVCCTDVGLGAQNMYWEAEGAFTGEVSAPMLLTCGCEYVILGHSERRQFFGETDDTVNRRLKAALSAGLKPIVCIGESFDERQADVTEQVVEKQTRGALNGVCADEVQGITLAYEPVWAIGTGLTATPEQAEAVHAFLRQVLAQIYDYDVAQAIRIQYGGSVKPDNAAELFEQDNIDGGLIGGASLEADDFAAIVKAAI from the coding sequence ATGAGAACGCCGTTTGTGGCGGGAAATTGGAAGCTCAATAAGACACCTGATGAGGCAGAAATGCTTGCGCGATGTGTGGTGGATGCGGTTTCGGATGTGACGGGAGTGGATGTGGCAATATGTCCGCCTTTTACGGCGCTGGAACGGGTTTCAAGTGTGGTGTGCTGTACTGATGTAGGGCTGGGTGCTCAGAATATGTACTGGGAGGCTGAGGGTGCTTTTACGGGTGAGGTTTCGGCCCCCATGCTGTTGACTTGCGGTTGTGAATACGTTATATTAGGACACTCTGAACGACGGCAGTTTTTTGGCGAAACAGACGATACTGTCAACCGCCGTTTAAAGGCTGCCCTGAGTGCTGGATTGAAGCCTATTGTGTGTATTGGCGAGTCTTTTGATGAGCGTCAGGCCGATGTGACTGAGCAGGTGGTTGAGAAGCAAACGCGGGGTGCTCTCAATGGCGTTTGCGCTGATGAAGTGCAGGGGATTACCCTGGCTTATGAGCCTGTTTGGGCCATTGGTACGGGACTGACGGCGACGCCGGAACAGGCAGAGGCCGTCCATGCGTTTCTCCGGCAGGTATTGGCGCAAATTTATGACTACGATGTCGCGCAGGCGATTCGCATACAATACGGTGGGTCTGTGAAGCCAGATAATGCAGCGGAGTTGTTTGAGCAGGACAATATCGACGGTGGATTGATCGGTGGGGCTTCGCTGGAGGCCGATGATTTTGCCGCTATTGTGAAAGCGGCTATATAG
- the secG gene encoding preprotein translocase subunit SecG: protein MEIFLLIVHVIVCAVLILVILMQPGRSGGLSGGAFGGMGGGTSMFGGGGAVPMLAKVTTYVGIIFALTCIGLWYAGRSTDSVPSTAAERLMEEGQMPMQQIPQPLTFPETKPTEGTTQTAPADTGSTTP, encoded by the coding sequence ATGGAAATTTTTCTTTTGATTGTTCATGTGATAGTTTGTGCGGTACTCATTCTGGTTATTTTGATGCAGCCCGGCAGAAGTGGTGGGTTGTCCGGTGGTGCTTTTGGCGGTATGGGCGGTGGCACATCGATGTTTGGCGGTGGTGGTGCCGTGCCTATGTTGGCAAAAGTGACGACATATGTGGGAATTATTTTTGCACTGACATGTATTGGTCTCTGGTACGCGGGGCGTTCGACAGATTCTGTACCGTCAACGGCTGCCGAGCGGTTAATGGAAGAAGGGCAGATGCCCATGCAGCAAATTCCTCAACCTTTGACCTTTCCGGAAACCAAACCCACCGAAGGGACAACCCAAACAGCACCGGCCGATACCGGCAGTACCACGCCGTAG
- a CDS encoding BNR-4 repeat-containing protein: MCRHILALLFIVLLIQPLRANVALEQVSSPDFDNSGVVDFPDFLLFVAKFGARQGDDKYEDRFDLDGDGEIGFDDFLHFAANFGKTVASNGGATPTVDNKKILGSLFISKVWAGHPVSFDLLTYGDVQFVAFYDADRKMAVGMRNLDAEMWTFEQPRGVWLENRGRLSSETGWDTHNYLTMAIDTDDYIHLSGNMHVDPLIYFRTTRPLDVTSFERIDSMVGQNEDRCTYPVFMRGPNNELIFRYRDGSSGNAVEFYNMYDVETRTWRRLHDTPLLDGLGRMNAYARSPQKGPDGMFHMIWMWRDTPDAATNHDISYARSRDLVAWETGSGDALDLPITIESGAIVDPVPPRGGMINMTQSLGFDHQKRPVISYHKHDENGYTQAYCARLEYGEWVVYKVSDWTYRWEFGGGGSIVAEIRLGSVKVESDGGLSMSYIHVKEGRGIWKLDPQTLQVIGTYPPPPSAIPRELARVTSQYPGMRINTRWARGAGTRPGERYLLRWETLGRNRDLPREEIPPPSDLRLYILPK; the protein is encoded by the coding sequence ATGTGTAGGCATATCCTCGCCTTGCTATTCATCGTGCTTCTGATCCAACCCCTTCGGGCCAATGTGGCATTAGAACAAGTCTCCAGTCCAGATTTTGACAATAGTGGCGTGGTCGATTTTCCCGATTTTTTGCTCTTTGTCGCCAAATTCGGGGCGCGTCAGGGCGATGATAAGTATGAAGATCGTTTTGATCTGGATGGCGATGGCGAGATCGGGTTCGATGATTTTTTGCATTTTGCCGCAAATTTTGGCAAAACAGTCGCGTCAAATGGGGGGGCGACCCCGACAGTAGATAATAAGAAAATTCTCGGCTCGTTATTTATCTCTAAGGTATGGGCTGGACATCCCGTTAGTTTTGACCTGTTGACTTATGGCGATGTACAATTTGTCGCATTTTACGATGCCGACCGCAAAATGGCGGTGGGGATGAGAAATTTAGATGCAGAGATGTGGACATTTGAACAGCCCAGAGGTGTATGGTTGGAAAATCGAGGCCGACTGTCGTCGGAAACCGGATGGGACACCCACAATTACCTGACCATGGCTATTGACACCGACGATTACATTCATTTGAGCGGGAATATGCATGTGGATCCGCTGATTTACTTTCGCACAACGCGGCCACTCGATGTGACGAGTTTTGAGCGCATTGATTCGATGGTGGGACAAAATGAAGATCGCTGCACTTATCCCGTGTTTATGCGCGGTCCCAATAATGAATTGATTTTCAGGTATCGAGACGGCAGTAGTGGCAATGCGGTTGAATTTTATAATATGTATGATGTTGAGACCAGAACATGGCGGCGGTTACACGATACGCCGTTATTGGATGGGTTAGGGCGGATGAATGCGTACGCGCGCAGTCCCCAGAAAGGTCCCGATGGAATGTTCCACATGATTTGGATGTGGCGCGACACACCCGATGCTGCAACCAATCACGATATCTCATATGCCCGCAGCCGTGACCTGGTCGCCTGGGAAACGGGTAGCGGCGATGCGTTGGATTTACCGATTACAATAGAAAGCGGTGCTATCGTCGATCCCGTGCCGCCGAGGGGAGGGATGATCAATATGACGCAGTCATTGGGTTTTGACCATCAGAAACGCCCGGTAATCAGTTATCACAAGCACGACGAAAATGGATATACGCAAGCCTATTGTGCGCGGTTGGAATACGGCGAATGGGTTGTGTACAAGGTGAGTGATTGGACCTATCGATGGGAATTTGGAGGGGGTGGATCAATTGTTGCAGAGATTCGGTTGGGTAGCGTAAAGGTGGAATCCGATGGGGGTTTGAGTATGAGCTATATACATGTGAAAGAGGGACGGGGAATCTGGAAGTTGGATCCCCAAACCCTGCAAGTGATCGGGACGTATCCGCCGCCCCCGAGTGCGATACCCAGGGAGTTGGCGCGCGTGACTTCTCAGTATCCGGGGATGAGGATCAATACGCGCTGGGCGCGGGGGGCGGGCACAAGGCCCGGCGAGCGATATCTCTTGCGCTGGGAAACGCTGGGGCGCAATCGAGACCTCCCACGAGAGGAGATCCCACCGCCGAGTGACTTGAGACTTTATATTCTTCCGAAGTGA
- a CDS encoding histidine phosphatase family protein, translating to MKRLYIVRHAKSDWSYVGLADFDRPLNKRGKRDAPRMGKYLKKVWKVEPDYVLCSTAKRVRSTVKRLRKALNFSKKRIAWHERIYSGHSGDVLDLIRQVDNRYREVMVIGHNPDMTVLVNALTGSAIANVPTCGVAGIDLPIDDWSDAESGDLVFFEVPKSI from the coding sequence ATGAAACGGCTCTATATCGTGCGGCACGCCAAGTCGGATTGGAGTTATGTCGGGTTGGCTGATTTTGATCGGCCGCTGAACAAGCGCGGAAAAAGGGACGCGCCGCGCATGGGCAAATATCTGAAGAAGGTATGGAAGGTCGAACCAGATTACGTGTTGTGTAGCACGGCCAAGCGCGTGCGATCTACGGTCAAGCGGTTGCGCAAAGCACTCAATTTTTCCAAAAAACGGATTGCATGGCACGAGCGCATTTATTCGGGGCATAGTGGGGATGTGTTGGATTTGATTCGACAGGTCGATAATCGGTATCGAGAGGTTATGGTGATAGGGCACAACCCGGATATGACCGTATTGGTCAATGCACTGACTGGATCTGCTATCGCCAATGTGCCGACTTGTGGTGTCGCAGGTATTGATCTGCCGATTGATGATTGGTCAGATGCAGAGTCAGGAGATCTGGTGTTTTTTGAGGTGCCAAAGTCGATTTGA
- a CDS encoding Gfo/Idh/MocA family oxidoreductase, producing MNKVRIGIIGIGNMGSGHSLYLHPGEVSNAELTAICDIHPDRIKWARENLGENVRTFDSADDMMASGTVDAVIVATPHYLHPPLAIQAMNSGLHVLIEKPAGVYTKQVEEMNAVAEKSDRVFGLMFNQRTIGAHQKLKDLIASGDLGEIQRTNYIITTWFRSQSYYDSGGWRATWEGEGGGVLMNQCPHNLDLWQWICGMPIRCRAFVGFGKYHDIEVDDEVTAYVEYENGATGVFITTTGEAPGTNRLEITGDRGKVVMEGGNITFWRTRESVSKFCKEYKGGFGSPESWKCDIPTGSSGEAHRGITQNWVDAIRTGSPLLAPGVEGIKGVELANAMLLSAWTDDWVNIPVDSDLFYEKLREKIKNSNTTKSAEDSTVLDVSETY from the coding sequence ATGAACAAAGTACGCATCGGCATTATCGGCATCGGCAACATGGGCAGTGGACATAGTCTTTATTTGCACCCGGGCGAGGTATCCAATGCCGAACTAACCGCCATCTGCGACATACACCCCGACCGCATCAAGTGGGCGCGCGAAAACCTGGGTGAAAACGTCCGCACATTCGACAGTGCCGATGATATGATGGCCTCTGGAACCGTCGATGCCGTCATCGTCGCCACACCGCACTACCTCCACCCCCCACTGGCAATTCAGGCCATGAACAGCGGGTTGCATGTGCTCATTGAAAAGCCCGCGGGCGTTTATACCAAACAGGTCGAAGAAATGAATGCCGTAGCTGAAAAAAGCGACCGCGTCTTTGGCCTCATGTTCAACCAGCGCACCATAGGAGCGCACCAAAAACTCAAAGACCTAATTGCATCTGGCGATTTGGGCGAAATTCAGCGCACGAACTACATCATCACCACCTGGTTCCGCTCGCAAAGTTATTACGATTCAGGCGGTTGGCGCGCGACCTGGGAAGGCGAAGGCGGCGGCGTCTTAATGAACCAGTGCCCGCATAACCTCGACCTGTGGCAATGGATCTGCGGTATGCCCATCCGATGCAGGGCATTTGTCGGATTTGGCAAATACCACGATATAGAAGTCGATGACGAAGTCACCGCCTATGTGGAATATGAAAATGGCGCAACGGGTGTATTCATCACCACAACGGGCGAAGCCCCCGGCACCAACCGTCTCGAAATTACTGGCGACCGCGGCAAAGTCGTCATGGAAGGTGGAAACATCACCTTCTGGCGCACCCGCGAATCCGTCAGCAAATTCTGCAAAGAATACAAGGGCGGCTTTGGCAGCCCCGAATCCTGGAAATGCGATATCCCCACGGGCAGCAGCGGCGAAGCCCATCGAGGCATCACGCAAAACTGGGTTGATGCCATACGCACAGGCAGTCCCCTCCTGGCACCCGGAGTGGAAGGAATCAAAGGCGTCGAACTCGCCAATGCCATGCTCTTATCTGCCTGGACAGACGATTGGGTGAATATCCCGGTTGACAGCGATCTCTTCTACGAAAAACTCCGGGAAAAGATCAAAAACTCCAATACAACGAAAAGCGCGGAAGACAGCACCGTACTCGACGTATCAGAGACGTATTGA
- a CDS encoding mandelate racemase family protein, translating to MKITDVETIQFKYIANTEQDSDGHGHPGPEREAVQTLLKISTDEDVCGYWFGANARVINSMVKPELIGKDPFMREQIWHDLNHRQRINSDTITDKVIMSVDLALWDLAGRAVNQPVYKLLGGYRDKVPAYASTMCGDDLEGGLATPEDYARFAEWCMKRGYPAFKLHTWQPPYEGAPSVKRDLEACAAVREAVGPDVPLMLDPYHYYDREASLALAKGLEKLDYYWMEEPMDEHSMSSYVWLCEQTSLPICGPETCEGKMYVRAEWIKAGACDISRCGVGDVGGLTPLMKTVHLCESFGMRCEIHGGGPGNLHALCAMTNGEFYERGLLHPFIDFDEHAPWLHEHGEPMDDQGFVHVPQRPGLGMNINWDYIEKNRIGM from the coding sequence TTGAAAATCACCGATGTCGAAACCATTCAATTCAAATACATCGCCAACACCGAACAGGACAGCGATGGACACGGACATCCAGGTCCCGAACGCGAAGCCGTTCAAACCTTGCTCAAAATTTCAACCGACGAAGACGTGTGTGGATACTGGTTTGGCGCAAATGCACGGGTGATCAACAGCATGGTCAAGCCAGAACTCATTGGCAAAGACCCCTTTATGCGCGAACAAATCTGGCACGACCTCAACCACCGCCAGCGCATCAACTCAGACACAATAACAGATAAAGTCATCATGTCCGTTGACCTCGCCCTATGGGACCTGGCCGGTCGCGCCGTCAATCAACCCGTTTACAAATTGCTCGGCGGGTACCGCGACAAAGTACCCGCCTATGCATCTACCATGTGCGGCGACGACCTCGAAGGCGGCTTGGCCACGCCCGAAGACTATGCCCGCTTTGCCGAATGGTGTATGAAACGCGGGTACCCCGCCTTCAAACTCCACACATGGCAGCCCCCCTACGAGGGTGCCCCCAGTGTCAAACGCGACCTCGAAGCCTGCGCTGCCGTGCGCGAAGCCGTCGGCCCCGACGTCCCCCTCATGCTCGACCCCTATCACTATTACGACCGCGAAGCCTCGCTCGCCCTGGCAAAAGGACTTGAAAAACTCGACTACTACTGGATGGAAGAACCCATGGACGAACACAGCATGTCATCTTATGTCTGGCTCTGTGAACAAACGTCTTTACCGATATGTGGTCCCGAGACCTGCGAAGGCAAAATGTATGTGCGCGCCGAATGGATCAAAGCCGGAGCGTGCGACATTTCCCGCTGCGGCGTCGGCGATGTGGGCGGTCTGACACCCCTGATGAAAACCGTTCACCTGTGCGAATCCTTTGGCATGCGCTGCGAAATCCACGGAGGCGGCCCCGGCAATTTGCACGCCCTGTGCGCCATGACCAATGGCGAATTTTACGAACGCGGCCTCCTCCACCCCTTTATCGACTTTGACGAACATGCGCCCTGGCTGCACGAACACGGCGAACCCATGGATGACCAGGGATTCGTCCATGTCCCCCAGCGTCCGGGATTGGGCATGAACATCAACTGGGATTATATCGAAAAAAACAGGATCGGGATGTAA
- a CDS encoding sulfatase-like hydrolase/transferase, which yields MARNLLLITTDQQRWDSLPCYGLDFMQTPNLDRLAREGMVFDHCIVPSPVCVPCRASIMSGQYPSVTGVLGNGNWLPDHVPTWPHIISQTGRRTAAIGKMHFHPWDSHQGFDERIMAEDKRHIYLPDHHVQFLAAHGLDRPHPTTLPGYYENLGASITPHERKFHVDGFVGDQAAEWLQQNGNAPFAAWVSFPGPHDPYDPPEDMALMYADAPIPKPVGSPEELADKPLAQRDRGRGSLSNSMFRLDYSKATPEHYRKWREHYYANISLIDEGIGKIIAALEAHRVLDDTLIIFTSDHGDALGDHGLPFKGFFYDCMSRVPLIMRGPDIPAHQRASGLVSIIDLVPLFYHTCDAEPPSTLQGEDIRPLFKNPTATIRQVAFCEIGGRAMVRTERYKYAHYADGSAELYDLENDPDELVNRAGDAQLSHIENDLKSRLLEHWIDNQKHQSNYVSAPQYWVREALEADYKKQQEEGGDLRYRPLY from the coding sequence ATGGCTCGCAACCTCCTTTTAATCACCACCGACCAACAGCGCTGGGATAGCTTGCCCTGTTACGGCCTCGACTTTATGCAAACCCCCAACCTCGACCGTCTTGCACGCGAAGGCATGGTATTTGACCACTGCATTGTCCCTTCCCCTGTATGCGTGCCTTGTCGCGCGTCCATCATGAGCGGGCAGTACCCCAGCGTAACCGGCGTACTCGGCAATGGCAACTGGCTACCCGATCATGTGCCGACATGGCCGCACATCATTTCGCAGACTGGACGGCGCACCGCAGCCATTGGCAAAATGCACTTTCATCCCTGGGACTCACACCAGGGCTTTGACGAACGCATCATGGCCGAAGACAAACGGCACATTTACCTGCCCGACCACCACGTACAATTTCTCGCTGCACACGGCCTTGACCGACCGCACCCCACGACATTACCGGGATATTACGAAAATCTGGGCGCATCCATCACGCCGCACGAGCGCAAATTTCACGTCGATGGCTTTGTAGGCGACCAGGCAGCCGAATGGCTCCAACAAAATGGAAATGCCCCCTTTGCCGCATGGGTCAGCTTTCCCGGACCGCACGACCCCTACGATCCCCCAGAAGACATGGCCCTTATGTATGCCGACGCACCCATACCCAAACCCGTCGGTTCCCCAGAAGAACTCGCCGACAAACCACTTGCCCAAAGAGACCGGGGCCGCGGTAGCCTGTCCAACTCCATGTTTCGCCTGGACTATTCAAAAGCCACGCCAGAGCACTATCGCAAATGGCGCGAGCATTACTACGCCAACATCAGCCTGATAGACGAAGGCATTGGCAAAATCATCGCTGCACTCGAAGCCCATCGCGTACTCGACGACACCCTCATCATCTTCACCAGCGATCACGGCGACGCACTGGGCGATCACGGCCTGCCCTTCAAGGGCTTCTTTTACGACTGCATGTCTCGCGTACCCCTCATCATGCGCGGTCCCGATATCCCCGCCCATCAGCGCGCTTCTGGCCTTGTCAGCATCATTGATCTCGTACCGCTTTTTTATCACACCTGCGATGCTGAACCGCCCAGCACGCTTCAGGGTGAAGACATTCGCCCGCTATTCAAAAATCCCACAGCGACCATCCGGCAGGTCGCATTCTGCGAAATCGGCGGTCGCGCTATGGTGCGAACCGAACGCTACAAATACGCGCACTACGCCGATGGATCTGCCGAACTCTACGACCTCGAAAACGATCCCGACGAACTCGTCAACCGCGCGGGCGACGCGCAACTCTCCCATATTGAAAACGACCTCAAATCCCGTTTGCTCGAACACTGGATCGACAACCAGAAACACCAATCGAACTACGTCTCTGCCCCGCAATACTGGGTGCGAGAGGCTCTTGAAGCCGATTACAAAAAACAACAGGAAGAAGGCGGAGATCTGCGTTATAGACCGCTGTATTGA
- a CDS encoding prolyl oligopeptidase family serine peptidase produces the protein MDVLLDDVKLPSHLDRLTDTALDLRRVQGMVRVGPDVLFVILSGSLFKLTAERAVLEPVFDSVGQIWPADENCALVESEGALWRVDLDGTKGRLLTIPKGTISYDVKWGIRGLVVGALVDRRAPVDPKAPYFYPAQREKVTLCRYASIEGWHDLADVPEGCGNLSMCRYGRRIAWRESLNVIPEEAQRGEFYGFDLNTNEVRKLTEGAGKVGRVVMASDGSALLYEANHEAEYPITTHTDLWWLSWDGSERVNLTEGGRCIARFGWGHREKTVWVSFVEGLEMQTEVLALDGTPEGTFGDLDAVSDIVWMPDGLAIFETEDAERFPAIWTGTRRVPLPQPENYEDLRVLEMEWEAPDGMEIEGVLYEADGLRGSAPLLVSAHGGPAAPVENVRSEVVRYRHLLRAGYRVFRPAFRGSLGFGDDFARSNIGCQGRADLEDIISGVDFLVEEGLALKNRVGIFGASYGGYMTLRALAVTDRFQAGVALFGFIDNRRMTLETGDFTYETEYLEPLSWPITERTRGGDVFPNLGAIRTPLLLLHGDQDPICPLSESKVTCRALESLGVPVGLVVYPGEGHGFRKEKNRRDSARRTLAWFLSYLSP, from the coding sequence ATGGACGTGTTGCTGGATGATGTCAAATTGCCGTCGCACTTAGATCGTCTGACAGATACAGCTCTGGATCTCAGGCGTGTGCAGGGTATGGTGCGCGTTGGTCCCGATGTGTTATTTGTGATATTGAGTGGTTCTTTGTTTAAATTGACCGCAGAGAGAGCCGTGCTTGAACCTGTATTTGATTCTGTGGGGCAGATTTGGCCAGCCGATGAAAATTGTGCGCTGGTCGAATCGGAAGGCGCACTATGGCGAGTTGATCTGGATGGTACAAAGGGGCGGTTGCTCACCATTCCCAAAGGGACGATTTCCTATGATGTCAAATGGGGAATACGGGGTCTGGTTGTAGGTGCGCTTGTGGATCGCCGCGCGCCTGTGGATCCCAAAGCACCTTATTTTTATCCCGCGCAGAGAGAAAAGGTCACGCTGTGTCGATATGCTTCAATTGAGGGTTGGCACGATCTTGCCGATGTGCCAGAAGGGTGCGGGAACCTGAGTATGTGTCGATATGGTCGTCGAATCGCGTGGCGAGAATCCCTCAATGTGATTCCAGAAGAAGCGCAGCGAGGGGAATTTTACGGCTTTGATTTGAATACAAATGAGGTGCGAAAGTTGACCGAGGGTGCGGGCAAAGTCGGCCGTGTGGTGATGGCTTCAGATGGCTCTGCATTGCTTTACGAAGCCAATCACGAGGCGGAGTATCCCATTACGACGCATACAGATTTGTGGTGGTTGTCATGGGATGGCAGCGAACGGGTGAATCTCACAGAGGGGGGACGCTGTATTGCGCGTTTTGGCTGGGGGCATCGCGAAAAGACCGTCTGGGTGTCGTTCGTAGAGGGGTTGGAAATGCAGACGGAAGTGCTGGCTCTGGATGGGACGCCAGAGGGGACATTTGGCGATCTGGATGCGGTATCAGATATTGTGTGGATGCCCGATGGGCTGGCTATTTTTGAAACCGAAGACGCGGAGCGATTTCCCGCAATTTGGACGGGAACGCGCCGGGTGCCCTTGCCCCAGCCAGAGAATTACGAGGATTTACGCGTTTTAGAAATGGAATGGGAAGCTCCCGATGGCATGGAGATAGAAGGGGTGCTCTACGAAGCGGATGGCCTTAGAGGCTCTGCCCCGCTGCTGGTTTCTGCACACGGTGGACCTGCTGCGCCGGTGGAGAATGTGCGAAGCGAGGTGGTCCGGTATCGCCATTTGCTGCGGGCGGGTTACCGGGTTTTTCGTCCGGCATTTCGGGGTTCTCTGGGGTTTGGCGACGATTTCGCACGGAGCAATATCGGTTGCCAGGGGCGGGCCGATCTCGAGGATATTATTTCGGGTGTTGATTTTTTGGTTGAAGAGGGTCTTGCATTAAAAAATCGGGTGGGTATTTTCGGTGCGTCTTACGGGGGATATATGACACTGCGAGCGCTGGCTGTAACGGATCGGTTTCAGGCTGGCGTCGCGCTTTTCGGTTTTATCGACAATCGGCGGATGACCCTGGAGACGGGTGATTTTACGTATGAGACAGAGTATTTGGAACCGCTGTCGTGGCCAATTACAGAGCGTACACGCGGGGGCGATGTGTTTCCCAATTTGGGCGCAATTCGCACCCCGCTTCTGTTGTTGCACGGCGACCAGGATCCGATTTGTCCGCTGTCTGAATCCAAAGTCACCTGTCGCGCACTGGAGTCACTTGGGGTGCCGGTGGGCCTGGTGGTGTATCCGGGCGAGGGCCACGGGTTTCGGAAAGAGAAAAACCGCCGAGATAGTGCACGGCGGACTTTGGCATGGTTTTTGAGTTATCTGTCGCCGTAA
- a CDS encoding Gfo/Idh/MocA family oxidoreductase produces MNPVKFGIVGIGGFGQTHVSSVEALERKGHACLDAAVVIDPENHPEKLAEFKTRNVRVYDTYDDLLSAGGIDYVTLPIGIHYHVPYSVAALEAGFNVICEKPLSATIQGANHLINIKNKTGKIALIGYQSIYAPSIQTIKTRLLDGRLGKLHAIRIKGGWPRNNLYYNRNTWAGRLTLDDGTLVLDSPINNAMAHDLNNAMYLCGATHHESAMPETVQAELYRARDIETLDTAILRILANGVDVLIGLSHSTRENFNPLMQLQCERGTIEWSRPGSIIRYNDGNTETFEEHNLRGRYGPFHNAIDVLQNNASPLCPPEVAGAQTLCVNGAHESCPNIATVDHSEIEVVKRNGTTFHIIKGLDDLLDRSFRTGKLFSELGASWAISTRPYDMTNYDHYPYGDR; encoded by the coding sequence ATGAACCCCGTAAAATTTGGTATTGTTGGCATTGGCGGTTTTGGCCAAACACACGTAAGCTCTGTCGAAGCACTCGAACGAAAAGGACACGCGTGCCTCGATGCCGCCGTTGTTATTGATCCGGAAAACCATCCCGAAAAACTCGCCGAATTTAAAACCCGCAATGTTCGCGTTTACGACACTTATGACGACCTCCTCAGCGCAGGAGGCATAGACTACGTCACCCTACCCATTGGCATTCACTATCACGTCCCCTATTCCGTCGCAGCACTCGAAGCGGGATTCAATGTCATCTGTGAAAAACCACTATCAGCTACGATACAGGGCGCCAACCATTTGATAAATATAAAAAACAAAACGGGCAAAATCGCGCTCATTGGATATCAATCAATCTACGCACCCAGCATCCAGACCATCAAAACTCGCTTATTGGATGGTCGGCTGGGCAAGTTACACGCGATTCGCATCAAAGGCGGATGGCCGCGCAACAACCTGTATTACAACCGCAACACCTGGGCTGGGCGGCTTACACTCGACGACGGCACCCTGGTCCTCGACAGCCCGATTAACAACGCTATGGCCCACGACCTCAACAATGCCATGTACCTGTGCGGCGCGACCCATCACGAATCGGCCATGCCAGAAACCGTACAGGCCGAACTCTACCGCGCACGCGATATCGAGACACTCGACACAGCCATACTCCGCATTTTGGCAAATGGCGTTGATGTCCTCATCGGCCTCTCCCATTCCACACGCGAAAATTTCAATCCCCTCATGCAACTCCAGTGCGAGCGAGGAACCATCGAATGGAGCCGCCCGGGTTCAATCATTCGCTATAACGACGGCAACACAGAAACCTTTGAAGAGCACAACTTGCGCGGTCGCTATGGCCCTTTTCACAACGCCATAGACGTATTGCAAAACAACGCCTCGCCCCTGTGCCCGCCAGAAGTCGCGGGCGCACAAACCCTGTGCGTCAATGGCGCACACGAAAGTTGCCCCAATATCGCCACAGTTGATCACAGTGAAATCGAAGTTGTCAAACGCAATGGCACTACTTTCCACATCATCAAGGGTCTCGACGACCTGTTAGACCGCAGCTTCCGCACGGGCAAACTCTTCTCAGAACTCGGCGCCAGTTGGGCAATCTCAACCCGGCCGTATGACATGACGAACTACGACCATTACCCTTACGGCGACAGATAA